One Curtobacterium herbarum genomic window carries:
- a CDS encoding LmeA family phospholipid-binding protein yields the protein MSSAAAPATGRRPKRRGRTLAIVLVVVLVVLAVLVVVAEFVLRGVVDRTVASQVEQSLPDGTTGTVDAHVPGIVIPQLLRGTLDDVRITSDRLTVEGIPLAADVTAHDLPVDGKGAVHDVDGTVRLASGAVKDLAKYSPLFERVRLIDGGVELRGSASVLGFRIGYAADGSVTAQSDGRGVTITPKTVRITNSSLGLKVDDIPGVSDVPVPVCTAQFLPEQLRVRSLRVTSAAATVRITAEELPLNEAGLRTTGRC from the coding sequence GTGTCGTCCGCAGCAGCGCCGGCAACGGGTCGACGCCCGAAGCGCCGCGGCCGGACGCTCGCGATCGTCCTGGTCGTCGTCCTCGTCGTCCTGGCCGTCCTCGTGGTCGTGGCGGAGTTCGTGCTCCGCGGCGTCGTCGACCGGACGGTCGCGTCGCAGGTCGAGCAGTCGCTGCCGGACGGCACGACGGGCACGGTCGACGCGCACGTGCCGGGGATCGTCATCCCGCAGTTGCTCCGCGGCACGCTCGACGACGTCCGGATCACCTCGGACCGGCTGACGGTGGAGGGCATCCCGCTCGCCGCCGACGTGACGGCGCACGACCTGCCGGTGGACGGCAAGGGTGCGGTGCACGACGTCGACGGCACCGTCCGTCTGGCGTCCGGTGCGGTGAAGGACCTGGCGAAGTACTCGCCGCTGTTCGAGCGCGTCCGGCTGATCGACGGCGGGGTCGAGCTGCGGGGCAGCGCCTCGGTGCTCGGCTTCCGCATCGGCTACGCGGCGGACGGGTCGGTGACCGCGCAGTCCGACGGGCGCGGGGTCACGATCACGCCGAAGACGGTCCGGATCACGAACTCCTCGCTCGGGTTGAAGGTCGACGACATCCCCGGCGTCTCGGACGTCCCGGTGCCGGTGTGCACGGCGCAGTTCCTGCCGGAGCAGCTTCGGGTGCGCTCGCTCCGGGTGACCTCGGCGGCCGCGACGGTCCGCATCACGGCCGAGGAGCTGCCCCTCAACGAGGCGGGTCTGCGCACCACCGGCCGCTGCTGA
- the lysA gene encoding diaminopimelate decarboxylase, with translation MSENPLAPPRLRFPADASELVARIWPASATRTDEGMLAIGGVAADELVARFGSPLYVVDERDVQSRAVRVRDAFTDAFSRIGTRAHVYYAAKAFWTTHVARWMAGADLRLDVCTMGELAVGLAAGVDPALMGFHGNDKSDAEIARAVAVGLGTIVLDSHEEIGRVARIAADAGVTQRVRIRINSGVHASTHEFLATAREDQKFGIPLSEAVQAATAVRAEPSLAFVGLHSHIGSQIFDDSGFREAARRLMDVHATLVESGPVPELNLGGGWGIDYTEADSALEPEDVADALAAIIADECSARGIPVPEIAVEPGRYIVGPPGVTLYRVGTIKPVAVDAADGTGATRTYVSVDGGMSDNVRPALYGADYTARLARTSDADPVLTRVVGKHCESGDVVVHDEYLPGDVRRDDLLAVAATGAYCWSLASNYNHVGRPPVVAVADGAARILVRGESVDDLLARDTGVVPVPETGPSA, from the coding sequence GTGAGCGAGAACCCCCTTGCGCCGCCGCGACTGCGGTTCCCGGCGGACGCCTCCGAGCTGGTGGCCCGCATCTGGCCCGCGTCCGCGACGCGGACCGACGAGGGCATGCTCGCGATCGGTGGGGTCGCCGCCGACGAGCTCGTCGCCCGCTTCGGTTCCCCGCTGTACGTGGTCGACGAGCGTGACGTGCAGTCGCGTGCCGTCCGTGTGCGGGACGCCTTCACCGACGCCTTCAGTCGGATCGGCACGCGGGCGCACGTCTACTACGCGGCGAAGGCCTTCTGGACGACGCACGTCGCCCGGTGGATGGCCGGCGCCGACCTCCGTCTCGACGTCTGCACGATGGGCGAACTCGCCGTCGGACTGGCCGCGGGCGTCGACCCGGCGCTGATGGGCTTCCACGGCAACGACAAGTCCGACGCCGAGATCGCGCGTGCCGTCGCGGTCGGCCTCGGCACGATCGTCCTCGACAGCCACGAGGAGATCGGTCGCGTCGCCCGGATCGCCGCGGACGCCGGGGTCACCCAGCGGGTCCGCATCCGGATCAACAGCGGGGTGCACGCCTCGACGCACGAGTTCCTGGCGACCGCGCGCGAGGACCAGAAGTTCGGCATCCCGCTGTCCGAGGCGGTGCAGGCCGCGACCGCCGTCCGCGCCGAGCCCTCGCTCGCCTTCGTCGGGCTGCACTCGCACATCGGCTCGCAGATCTTCGACGACAGCGGGTTCCGCGAGGCCGCCCGTCGGCTGATGGACGTGCACGCCACGCTGGTCGAGTCGGGCCCGGTGCCGGAGCTCAACCTCGGCGGCGGCTGGGGCATCGACTACACCGAGGCCGACTCCGCCCTCGAGCCGGAGGACGTCGCCGACGCCCTGGCCGCGATCATCGCCGACGAGTGCTCCGCGCGGGGCATCCCGGTGCCCGAGATCGCGGTTGAGCCGGGCCGGTACATCGTCGGCCCGCCCGGCGTCACGCTGTACCGCGTCGGCACGATCAAGCCCGTCGCGGTGGACGCCGCGGACGGCACCGGCGCGACCCGCACCTACGTGTCGGTCGACGGTGGGATGAGCGACAACGTCCGGCCGGCGCTCTACGGTGCCGACTACACGGCCCGGCTCGCCCGGACCTCGGACGCCGACCCGGTGCTCACCCGGGTGGTCGGCAAGCACTGCGAGAGCGGTGACGTCGTCGTCCACGACGAGTACCTGCCCGGTGACGTGCGCCGCGACGACCTGCTCGCCGTCGCCGCGACCGGTGCCTACTGCTGGAGCCTCGCGAGCAACTACAACCACGTCGGCCGTCCGCCGGTCGTCGCGGTCGCCGACGGGGCAGCCCGTATCCTCGTCCGGGGTGAGAGCGTCGACGACCTCCTCGCCCGAGACACGGGCGTCGTGCCGGTACCCGAGACCGGTCCGTCCGCCTGA
- a CDS encoding homoserine dehydrogenase produces MIEYRNVRVALLGAGSVGSQVARLLLEHGPELATRAGAGLELVGIAVRDVDAQRDVDLPRELFTTDAGSLILGADIVVELIGGIEPARTLVLQALQSGADVVTGNKALLATHGPELFAAAEQVGAQLYYEAAVAGAIPIIRPLHDSLAGDRIERIMGIVNGTTNFILDLMDREGATFADALATATELGYAEADPTADIEGYDAAQKAAILASIAFHTSVPLAAVHREGITSVTIEQVRAARKAGYVVKILATCERLTDADGREGVSARVYPALVPESHPLASVHGAKNAVFVEAEAAGDLMFYGAGAGGVETASAVLGDLVSAARRHVIGGPGVAESTRSALPVFPIGTVRTRYQISLHVSDAPGVLSTVAGVLAAHGVSVETVEQTTTGTTEGTATLVIGTHLAREADLADTVAALRGEDVVLDVTSVLRFVGA; encoded by the coding sequence ATGATCGAATACCGCAACGTCCGCGTCGCACTGCTCGGAGCCGGCTCGGTCGGCTCCCAGGTCGCACGACTCCTGCTCGAGCACGGACCGGAGCTCGCCACGCGTGCCGGTGCCGGCCTCGAGCTGGTGGGGATCGCCGTGCGTGACGTCGACGCCCAGCGGGATGTCGACCTGCCGCGCGAGCTGTTCACGACGGACGCCGGTTCGCTGATCCTCGGAGCCGACATCGTCGTCGAGCTCATCGGTGGCATCGAGCCCGCCCGCACCCTCGTGCTCCAGGCGCTGCAGTCCGGCGCCGACGTCGTCACCGGCAACAAGGCGCTCCTCGCCACGCACGGCCCGGAGCTCTTCGCCGCGGCCGAGCAGGTCGGCGCACAGCTCTACTACGAGGCCGCCGTCGCCGGGGCGATCCCGATCATCCGACCGCTGCACGACTCGCTGGCGGGTGACCGCATCGAGCGGATCATGGGCATCGTCAACGGCACGACGAACTTCATCCTCGACCTGATGGACCGCGAGGGCGCCACGTTCGCCGACGCGCTGGCCACCGCGACGGAGCTCGGGTACGCCGAGGCCGACCCGACCGCCGACATCGAGGGCTACGACGCCGCGCAGAAGGCCGCGATCTTGGCCTCGATCGCGTTCCACACCTCGGTCCCGCTCGCCGCCGTGCACCGCGAGGGCATCACCTCCGTCACGATCGAGCAGGTCCGTGCCGCCCGCAAGGCCGGCTACGTCGTGAAGATCCTGGCCACGTGCGAGCGACTCACCGACGCCGACGGCCGCGAGGGCGTCAGTGCCCGCGTCTACCCGGCGCTGGTGCCGGAGTCGCACCCGCTCGCCAGCGTGCACGGCGCGAAGAACGCGGTGTTCGTCGAGGCCGAGGCCGCCGGCGACCTGATGTTCTACGGCGCCGGAGCCGGCGGGGTCGAGACGGCCTCCGCGGTCCTCGGCGACCTGGTGTCCGCGGCCCGACGCCACGTCATCGGCGGGCCCGGGGTCGCCGAGTCGACCCGGTCGGCGCTGCCGGTGTTCCCGATCGGGACCGTCCGCACCCGCTACCAGATCTCGTTGCACGTGTCGGACGCACCCGGTGTGCTCTCGACCGTCGCCGGGGTGCTCGCGGCCCACGGCGTCAGCGTCGAGACCGTCGAGCAGACCACCACGGGGACCACCGAGGGGACCGCGACGCTCGTCATCGGCACGCACCTGGCGCGCGAAGCCGACCTGGCCGACACCGTCGCCGCACTCCGGGGCGAGGACGTCGTCCTGGACGTGACCAGTGTCCTGCGGTTCGTGGGGGCGTAG
- the thrC gene encoding threonine synthase, translating to MAHQWQGVLREYADRLDVTDATPIVTLGEGGTPLIPARRLSERTGATVYVKYEGMNPTGSFKDRGMTMAISKAVEHGAKAVICASTGNTSASAAAYATHAGITAAVLVPEGKIAMGKLSQAVAHDAQLLQVQGNFDDCLDIARDLSANYPVHLVNSVNNDRIEGQKTAAFEVVDVLGDAPDFHFLPVGNAGNYTAYSRGYREDVASGRSTKMPRMFGFQAAGSAPIVHGEVVRHPETIASAIRIGNPASWKYALEAREETDGYFGAISDEAILAAHHLLSAEVGVFVEPASAIGVAGLLERADAGVIPKGATVVITVTGHGLKDPQWALRTQDGGEVTPTSVPVDTAAIADVLGLVSAR from the coding sequence ATGGCCCACCAGTGGCAGGGAGTCCTGCGCGAGTACGCCGACCGACTCGACGTGACCGACGCGACCCCGATCGTGACGCTCGGTGAGGGCGGCACCCCGCTCATCCCGGCTCGTCGGCTCTCCGAGCGCACCGGCGCGACCGTGTACGTGAAGTACGAGGGCATGAACCCGACCGGTTCCTTCAAGGACCGCGGCATGACGATGGCGATCTCGAAGGCCGTCGAGCACGGCGCGAAGGCCGTCATCTGCGCCTCGACCGGCAACACCAGCGCCTCGGCCGCGGCGTACGCGACGCACGCCGGCATCACCGCCGCGGTGCTCGTGCCCGAGGGCAAGATCGCGATGGGCAAGCTCAGCCAGGCGGTCGCCCACGACGCCCAGCTGCTGCAGGTCCAGGGCAACTTCGACGACTGCCTGGACATCGCGCGCGACCTTTCCGCCAACTACCCGGTGCACCTGGTCAACTCGGTGAACAACGACCGCATCGAGGGGCAGAAGACCGCCGCCTTCGAGGTCGTCGACGTCCTCGGCGACGCGCCGGACTTCCACTTCCTGCCGGTCGGCAACGCCGGCAACTACACGGCGTACTCCCGCGGCTACCGCGAGGACGTCGCCTCGGGCCGCTCCACCAAGATGCCGCGCATGTTCGGGTTCCAGGCGGCGGGCTCGGCCCCGATCGTGCACGGCGAGGTCGTCCGGCACCCGGAGACCATCGCGTCCGCCATCCGCATCGGCAACCCGGCGTCGTGGAAGTACGCGCTGGAGGCCCGCGAGGAGACCGACGGCTACTTCGGTGCGATCTCGGACGAGGCGATCCTGGCGGCGCACCACCTGCTCTCCGCCGAGGTCGGCGTCTTCGTCGAGCCGGCGTCGGCCATCGGTGTCGCCGGGCTCCTCGAGCGCGCCGACGCGGGCGTCATCCCGAAGGGCGCGACGGTCGTCATCACGGTGACCGGTCACGGCCTCAAGGACCCGCAGTGGGCGCTCCGCACCCAGGACGGCGGCGAGGTCACGCCGACGAGCGTCCCCGTCGACACCGCGGCGATCGCGGACGTGCTCGGACTGGTCAGCGCGCGGTGA
- the thrB gene encoding homoserine kinase: protein MTAQIAVPAGRAVRVRVPATSANLGPGFDSLGLALSLYDEVVVRVRPEPGATVTIDGVGAGEVPTDDTNLVVRAVRRGLEHAGVPQPGLELHATNAIPHGRGMGSSAAAIVAGLMAARGLLEGVVDLDAATLLTLATEMEGHPDNVAPALFGGLTIAWMTPDGPAHKRLLVHRGVSPVVFVPTSTLSTKLARSLQPMTVPHEDAAFNVSRSALLVAALIQSPELLLAATEDRLHQAYRASAMPETDALIGLLRQHGLAAVVSGAGPSLLVMGSDPAQRLDAAELVERHAESTWRPLMLAVDLGGATVKALPTLEADLAQASTIHGRPPA from the coding sequence ATGACCGCCCAGATCGCTGTACCGGCCGGACGGGCGGTGCGCGTGCGCGTCCCGGCGACGTCGGCGAACCTCGGGCCGGGCTTCGACTCCCTCGGACTCGCGCTCTCGCTCTACGACGAGGTCGTCGTCCGCGTCCGACCGGAGCCCGGCGCGACCGTCACCATCGACGGTGTCGGCGCGGGCGAGGTCCCGACCGACGACACGAACCTGGTGGTCCGGGCCGTCCGCCGCGGCCTCGAACACGCCGGGGTCCCGCAGCCGGGGCTCGAGCTGCACGCCACGAACGCCATCCCGCACGGTCGCGGCATGGGGTCCTCGGCGGCGGCCATCGTCGCCGGGCTGATGGCCGCCCGCGGGCTGCTCGAGGGCGTGGTCGACCTCGACGCGGCGACCCTGCTCACCCTCGCCACCGAGATGGAGGGGCACCCGGACAACGTCGCCCCGGCCCTCTTCGGCGGTCTGACGATCGCGTGGATGACGCCGGACGGGCCGGCGCACAAGCGGCTGCTCGTGCACCGCGGTGTCTCGCCGGTCGTGTTCGTGCCGACGTCGACGCTCTCGACGAAGCTCGCCCGTTCGCTGCAGCCGATGACGGTGCCGCACGAGGACGCCGCGTTCAACGTGTCCCGCTCGGCGCTGCTCGTCGCGGCGCTCATCCAGAGCCCGGAACTGCTGCTCGCCGCGACCGAGGACCGGCTGCACCAGGCCTACCGGGCGAGCGCGATGCCGGAGACCGACGCCCTCATCGGCCTGCTCCGCCAGCACGGTCTGGCCGCGGTCGTCTCGGGGGCCGGGCCGAGCCTCCTGGTCATGGGCAGCGACCCGGCGCAGCGGCTCGACGCCGCCGAACTGGTCGAGCGACACGCCGAATCCACCTGGCGTCCGCTCATGCTGGCCGTCGATCTGGGTGGTGCTACAGTGAAAGCGCTCCCGACGCTCGAAGCCGATCTCGCGCAGGCCTCGACCATCCACGGTCGACCGCCAGCTTGA
- the rho gene encoding transcription termination factor Rho: MTDVTTSTSVEIPTDLRALRLPELQRIASSLGITGLSKLRKGDLIASIEDKRPAGAAVSGTPTLDGAGTGTPAPEAAPAAEAPAAQAPVAEAPVAQAPVAQEPAAQAEVPAESAPRGRRSRRVSSGGTVTAEPTAAVAHTNAGHTGTEDLLAGLDQVRAEKDAQEAAQSGQRRGRGRDRQAQQSDAQDSRGATAETQVPVADAVEQGDQDAVTDAGRQDDAQQDEGQQHDGQQNDQGDQSEGGARRGRRSRGRGRGRGQNADQADQGEQKPAQQQAEPEQKPAQQQNGKQQKQQDQRDAQRDQRDAQRDQKQQDQKQSEPQRGDQQRGDQQRAAEQEAENGRTRRQRDRKRGRGGQNDEFEPEVTEDDVLIPIAGILDVLDNYAFVRTTGYLPGPEDVYVSLGQVKKYHLRKGDAVVGAIKQPRDNEQQSRQKYNALVKIDTVNGQTADEAAARVDFQDLTPLYPNERLRLETEPAKLSTRIIDLVSPIGKGQRGLIVSPPKAGKTVVLQAIANAVSKNNPEAHLMVVLVDERPEEVTDMQRTVKGEVIASTFDRPAEDHTTVAELAIERAKRLVELGHDVVVLLDSITRLGRAYNLATPPSGRVLSGGVDSAALYPVKRFFGAARNIENGGSLTILATALVETGSKMDEVIFEEFKGTGNMELRLNRHLADKRIFPAVDINASGTRREEQLLSADEVAITWRLRRALAGLDPQQALDVVLRNLKETQSNVEFLVQIQKSVPATNGHHGNGHQE, translated from the coding sequence GTGACCGACGTCACCACCTCCACCTCTGTGGAGATCCCCACTGACCTCCGCGCGCTCCGTCTCCCGGAGCTCCAGCGCATCGCCTCGTCCCTCGGCATCACCGGGCTCTCGAAGCTCCGCAAGGGCGACCTGATCGCCTCGATCGAGGACAAGCGTCCGGCCGGGGCAGCAGTCTCCGGCACGCCGACCCTCGACGGCGCCGGGACCGGCACGCCGGCTCCCGAGGCCGCTCCGGCAGCCGAGGCGCCCGCCGCGCAGGCCCCGGTCGCCGAGGCGCCCGTCGCCCAGGCGCCGGTCGCCCAGGAGCCGGCCGCACAGGCCGAGGTCCCCGCCGAGTCCGCACCGCGCGGCCGTCGCAGCCGACGCGTCAGCTCGGGAGGCACGGTCACCGCCGAGCCGACCGCTGCGGTCGCGCACACCAACGCCGGGCACACCGGCACCGAGGACCTGCTCGCGGGCCTCGACCAGGTCCGCGCCGAGAAGGACGCCCAGGAAGCCGCCCAGAGCGGTCAGCGTCGCGGTCGCGGTCGCGACCGTCAGGCACAGCAGTCCGACGCCCAGGACTCCCGCGGCGCCACCGCCGAGACCCAGGTCCCGGTCGCGGACGCCGTCGAGCAGGGCGACCAGGACGCCGTCACCGACGCGGGCCGGCAGGACGACGCCCAGCAGGACGAGGGCCAGCAGCACGACGGCCAGCAGAACGACCAGGGCGACCAGTCCGAGGGCGGCGCCCGTCGTGGCCGTCGCAGCCGCGGCCGTGGTCGTGGCCGCGGGCAGAACGCCGACCAGGCCGACCAGGGTGAGCAGAAGCCCGCCCAGCAGCAGGCCGAGCCCGAGCAGAAGCCGGCGCAGCAGCAGAACGGCAAGCAGCAGAAGCAGCAGGACCAGCGCGACGCCCAGCGCGACCAGCGTGACGCGCAGCGCGACCAGAAGCAGCAGGACCAGAAGCAGTCGGAACCGCAGCGTGGCGACCAGCAGCGTGGCGACCAGCAGCGTGCCGCCGAGCAGGAGGCCGAGAACGGTCGCACCCGCCGGCAGCGTGACCGCAAGCGCGGTCGCGGTGGCCAGAACGACGAGTTCGAGCCCGAGGTCACCGAGGACGACGTCCTCATCCCGATCGCCGGCATCCTCGACGTGCTCGACAACTACGCCTTCGTGCGCACCACCGGCTACCTGCCGGGGCCGGAGGACGTCTACGTCTCGCTCGGCCAGGTGAAGAAGTACCACCTGCGCAAGGGCGACGCCGTCGTCGGTGCGATCAAGCAGCCGCGTGACAACGAGCAGCAGAGCCGCCAGAAGTACAACGCGCTGGTGAAGATCGACACCGTGAACGGCCAGACCGCCGACGAGGCCGCCGCCCGCGTCGACTTCCAGGACCTCACCCCGCTGTACCCGAACGAGCGCCTGCGCCTCGAGACCGAGCCGGCGAAGCTGTCGACGCGGATCATCGACCTCGTGTCGCCGATCGGCAAGGGCCAGCGCGGCCTCATCGTCTCCCCGCCGAAGGCCGGCAAGACCGTCGTCCTGCAGGCCATCGCGAACGCCGTCTCGAAGAACAACCCGGAGGCGCACCTCATGGTCGTCCTGGTGGACGAGCGTCCCGAAGAGGTCACCGACATGCAGCGCACGGTGAAGGGCGAGGTCATCGCCTCGACCTTCGACCGTCCCGCCGAGGACCACACCACCGTCGCCGAGCTCGCGATCGAGCGTGCCAAGCGCCTGGTCGAGCTCGGTCACGACGTCGTCGTGCTGCTCGACTCGATCACCCGTCTGGGCCGCGCGTACAACCTGGCCACCCCGCCGTCGGGCCGCGTGCTCTCCGGTGGCGTCGACTCGGCCGCGCTCTACCCGGTCAAGCGCTTCTTCGGCGCCGCCCGCAACATCGAGAACGGTGGCTCGCTGACCATCCTCGCCACGGCGCTCGTCGAGACCGGGTCGAAGATGGACGAGGTGATCTTCGAGGAGTTCAAGGGCACCGGCAACATGGAGCTCCGCCTCAACCGTCACCTGGCCGACAAGCGGATCTTCCCCGCCGTCGACATCAACGCCTCCGGGACCCGTCGCGAGGAGCAGCTGCTCTCCGCCGACGAGGTCGCGATCACGTGGCGCCTGCGTCGTGCCCTGGCCGGGCTCGACCCGCAGCAGGCGCTCGACGTGGTGCTGCGGAACCTCAAGGAGACGCAGTCGAACGTCGAGTTCCTGGTCCAGATCCAGAAGTCGGTGCCGGCGACCAACGGTCACCACGGCAACGGCCACCAGGAGTAA
- the prfA gene encoding peptide chain release factor 1 — protein sequence MFESVAGLLAEHEELTQQLSDPALHADAARAKKVNRRYAELSQIKAAYEAWQAAGDDLAAARELAREDEAFADEVPGLEEQLAERQERLRRLLIPRDPDDGRDVIMEIKGGEGGEESALFAADLLRMYSHYAEGKGWKVELLERTESDLGGYKDVQVAIKSNTTDPSQGVWAHLKYEGGVHRVQRVPQTESQGRIHTSTTGVLVFPEVDEPEEVEINQNDLKIDVYRSSGPGGQSVNTTDSAVRITHLPTGITVAMQNEKSQLQNREAGMRVLRARILARQQEELDALASDARKSQIRGMDRSERIRTYNFPENRIADHRTGYKAYDLDRVMNGALEPVIQSAISADEEARLAAIGDQDA from the coding sequence GTGTTCGAGTCGGTGGCAGGGCTGCTGGCGGAACACGAGGAACTGACGCAGCAGCTGTCGGACCCCGCGCTCCACGCCGACGCGGCCCGGGCCAAGAAGGTCAACCGGCGGTACGCCGAACTCAGCCAGATCAAGGCGGCGTACGAGGCCTGGCAGGCGGCGGGGGACGACCTCGCCGCCGCCCGGGAACTCGCACGTGAGGACGAGGCGTTCGCGGACGAGGTCCCCGGGCTCGAGGAGCAGCTGGCCGAGCGCCAGGAGCGTCTCCGCCGACTCCTGATCCCGCGCGACCCCGACGACGGCCGCGACGTGATCATGGAGATCAAGGGCGGCGAGGGCGGCGAGGAGTCGGCGCTGTTCGCGGCCGACCTGCTCCGCATGTACTCGCACTACGCCGAGGGCAAGGGCTGGAAGGTCGAGCTCCTCGAGCGCACCGAGTCCGACCTCGGCGGCTACAAGGACGTCCAGGTCGCGATCAAGTCGAACACGACCGACCCGTCCCAGGGCGTGTGGGCGCACCTCAAGTACGAGGGCGGTGTACACCGTGTCCAGCGGGTGCCGCAGACCGAGTCGCAGGGCCGCATCCACACGTCGACCACCGGCGTGCTCGTCTTCCCCGAGGTCGACGAGCCCGAAGAGGTCGAGATCAACCAGAACGACCTGAAGATCGACGTGTACCGGTCCTCCGGCCCCGGTGGGCAGTCCGTCAACACGACGGACTCGGCGGTGCGCATCACGCACCTCCCGACGGGCATCACGGTCGCGATGCAGAACGAGAAGTCGCAGCTGCAGAACCGCGAGGCGGGCATGCGCGTCCTCCGTGCCCGGATCCTCGCGCGCCAGCAGGAGGAGCTCGACGCCCTGGCCTCGGACGCCCGGAAGTCGCAGATCCGCGGGATGGACCGGTCGGAGCGCATCCGCACGTACAACTTCCCGGAGAACCGGATCGCGGACCACCGCACCGGGTACAAGGCCTACGACCTCGACCGTGTCATGAACGGTGCGCTCGAGCCGGTCATCCAGTCCGCGATCTCGGCGGACGAAGAGGCACGCCTGGCCGCCATCGGCGACCAGGACGCCTGA
- the prmC gene encoding peptide chain release factor N(5)-glutamine methyltransferase produces MDRQQPTYAADRLLREAAAALAAAGVPTPQVDAELLLAWATDTSRGAVQARAMTGGAIAAEHVERFRHAVARRVTREPLQHVTGEAHFRALTLSVGPGVFVPRPETESVVQFGIDALRATAVPEPIAVDLGAGSGAIAIAMDTEVPNALVYAVERSPEALPWTRRNVDAHGGTVRLVEGDLADAFPELDGRVSVVVSNPPYVPDDAVPIDPEVRDHDPALALYGGPDGLDAVRALTETAWRLLVPGGLLVVEHAEQQGAGVRAVLAARGFRSPETHVDLTGRDRTTTATR; encoded by the coding sequence GTGGACCGGCAGCAGCCGACGTACGCCGCGGACCGCCTCCTGCGTGAGGCGGCCGCGGCGTTGGCCGCCGCCGGCGTCCCGACGCCGCAGGTCGACGCGGAACTGCTGCTCGCCTGGGCGACCGACACCTCCCGCGGCGCGGTCCAGGCGCGGGCGATGACCGGAGGCGCGATCGCCGCCGAGCACGTCGAGCGCTTCCGACACGCGGTAGCCCGACGCGTCACCCGCGAGCCCCTGCAGCACGTCACCGGCGAAGCCCACTTCCGCGCGCTCACGCTGTCCGTCGGGCCCGGTGTGTTCGTGCCGCGCCCGGAGACCGAGTCGGTCGTCCAGTTCGGCATCGACGCACTCCGGGCGACCGCGGTGCCCGAGCCGATCGCCGTCGACCTCGGCGCCGGAAGCGGTGCGATCGCCATCGCGATGGACACCGAGGTCCCGAACGCCCTCGTGTACGCCGTCGAGCGTTCACCGGAGGCGCTGCCGTGGACCCGGCGGAACGTCGACGCGCACGGCGGCACGGTCCGGCTCGTCGAGGGCGACCTCGCCGACGCGTTCCCGGAGCTCGACGGCCGGGTGTCGGTCGTCGTCTCGAACCCGCCGTACGTCCCCGACGACGCGGTGCCGATCGACCCGGAGGTCCGCGACCACGACCCGGCGCTCGCGCTCTACGGCGGACCCGACGGCCTCGACGCCGTGCGCGCGCTGACCGAGACGGCGTGGCGGCTGCTCGTGCCCGGCGGGCTCCTCGTCGTCGAGCACGCCGAACAGCAGGGCGCCGGGGTCCGCGCGGTCCTCGCGGCCCGTGGCTTCCGGTCGCCGGAGACGCACGTCGACCTCACCGGACGCGACCGCACGACCACCGCGACGCGGTAG
- a CDS encoding HAD family hydrolase yields MNETPAPPLLFLFDMDDVLVRYDWRTRMAGLSELTGHDFVELRRRWWDTGSEQRAEAGHFADGDEYLAAFREAMGCEVDETEWARVRGAAMTELPERVEAVRIAKEHGRVALLTNNGPLAGRWLHEWVPSLPPLFGEHLDTSSNFGARKPEQDVFRRVLEHHGVPAERTFFADDMPENVAGARSVGITAVLVEHDTDLRDAVRTFIAAHETTSVTPDAQAPDAQAPSAQPTTA; encoded by the coding sequence GTGAACGAGACGCCTGCGCCCCCACTCCTGTTCCTCTTCGACATGGACGACGTGCTCGTCCGCTACGACTGGAGGACCCGCATGGCCGGGCTCTCCGAGCTGACGGGCCACGACTTCGTGGAGCTCCGCCGCCGCTGGTGGGACACCGGCAGCGAGCAGCGTGCCGAGGCCGGGCACTTCGCGGACGGTGACGAGTACCTTGCGGCCTTCCGGGAGGCGATGGGCTGCGAGGTCGACGAGACCGAGTGGGCGCGAGTCCGCGGTGCCGCGATGACCGAGCTGCCCGAGCGGGTCGAAGCGGTCCGGATCGCCAAGGAGCACGGTCGGGTCGCGCTCCTGACGAACAACGGCCCGCTGGCCGGCCGGTGGTTGCACGAGTGGGTGCCCTCGCTGCCCCCGCTGTTCGGCGAGCACCTGGACACGTCGAGCAACTTCGGTGCGCGCAAGCCCGAGCAGGACGTCTTCCGTCGGGTGCTCGAGCACCACGGTGTGCCGGCCGAACGCACGTTCTTCGCCGACGACATGCCGGAGAACGTCGCGGGTGCCCGGAGTGTCGGCATCACGGCCGTCCTGGTCGAGCACGACACGGACCTGCGCGACGCGGTCCGCACGTTCATCGCCGCGCACGAGACGACGTCCGTCACGCCGGACGCGCAGGCGCCGGACGCGCAGGCTCCGAGCGCGCAGCCGACGACCGCCTGA